One part of the Bdellovibrio bacteriovorus genome encodes these proteins:
- a CDS encoding TolC family protein — MKKGALVGLLLGLWQPQALAMNLQDYLQAVVNKNKSIQAFDVSKEAAEDRRVSGDIELVPVFTAGVGYLNDKSPLGQFAQLGGTQTTATDLKLGLAKRFSSGTDVALTANATEVENEGALLNPNFQKFSYGSLGLGLSQSLWKNSFGNATRLRQDRQEAVATAEVGKFDLQKKVLLVSAEAAYWDYVYQSENLRIGRASLERARRIESWTRRRVNDGISDRADLLSAQALVAARQLQLVSAEDDLAAAKRQIRDYLELRDDEAMPEISGDISRLRSLNSMVDGNGGKVVALEAYLASLNAKAMSLVAKETEDVYRPDLVLSGAYNTNNFQPDKSIPDATSKWTDNKLPTWKVGLNLIYMFDTDVKGSAKSAARKDALAAQLQSERKILDSESAWIELNRRYSEMNKRIESAGQIARLQTDAAKAQADLFNKGRSITANVINAEEDAADAELTLTKLKSEQRKMEAQARLFVTLDENNREEK, encoded by the coding sequence ATGAAAAAGGGCGCCCTTGTAGGACTTCTGCTCGGACTGTGGCAACCGCAAGCACTGGCGATGAATCTTCAGGATTATCTTCAGGCTGTCGTTAATAAAAACAAATCCATTCAGGCTTTTGATGTTTCCAAAGAGGCGGCGGAAGACCGCCGTGTTTCCGGTGACATTGAGCTGGTGCCTGTTTTCACTGCGGGTGTGGGTTATCTGAATGACAAAAGCCCGCTGGGTCAGTTCGCGCAGTTGGGGGGAACCCAGACCACCGCAACAGATCTGAAACTGGGCCTGGCGAAAAGATTCTCTTCGGGCACTGATGTGGCCCTGACGGCCAACGCCACAGAAGTTGAAAATGAAGGGGCGCTGCTAAATCCGAATTTCCAGAAGTTCTCTTATGGTTCATTGGGTTTGGGTTTAAGTCAGTCGCTGTGGAAGAACTCTTTTGGTAATGCCACTCGTCTGCGCCAGGATCGCCAGGAGGCAGTGGCGACGGCGGAGGTCGGCAAGTTTGACCTGCAGAAGAAAGTTCTGCTGGTCAGTGCGGAAGCGGCTTATTGGGATTACGTCTATCAGTCTGAAAACCTGCGTATCGGCCGGGCTTCGTTGGAGCGCGCCCGTCGCATTGAATCCTGGACTCGTCGCCGTGTGAACGATGGTATCAGTGACCGTGCGGACCTGTTGTCGGCCCAGGCCCTGGTGGCTGCACGTCAGTTGCAGCTTGTGTCTGCGGAAGATGATCTGGCAGCGGCAAAAAGACAGATCCGTGACTACCTTGAGCTTCGTGATGACGAAGCGATGCCGGAAATCTCCGGTGATATTTCCCGTTTGCGCTCTTTGAATTCCATGGTGGATGGCAACGGGGGCAAGGTCGTGGCGCTGGAAGCTTATCTGGCTTCCCTGAATGCCAAGGCGATGTCCCTGGTGGCAAAAGAGACCGAGGACGTCTATCGTCCGGATCTGGTGCTTTCAGGTGCCTACAACACCAACAACTTCCAGCCGGACAAGAGCATTCCGGATGCAACCTCGAAATGGACAGACAACAAGCTTCCGACCTGGAAGGTGGGGTTGAACCTGATTTATATGTTCGACACGGACGTGAAGGGCTCGGCAAAATCCGCTGCGCGCAAGGATGCCTTGGCTGCCCAGTTGCAGAGTGAAAGAAAAATTCTGGACAGCGAAAGTGCGTGGATCGAGCTGAATCGCCGTTATTCTGAAATGAACAAACGCATTGAGTCCGCGGGACAAATCGCGCGCCTGCAGACGGATGCCGCCAAAGCGCAGGCTGATCTGTTCAACAAAGGCCGTTCGATCACAGCCAATGTGATCAATGCCGAAGAAGATGCCGCCGATGCGGAACTGACTTTGACCAAACTGAAATCTGAGCAGAGAAAAATGGAAGCTCAGGCCCGCTTGTTCGTCACTTTGGATGAAAACAACCGGGAGGAGAAATAA
- a CDS encoding MerC domain-containing protein, which yields MDETILNPDSVNSGKSHDSCCEVDHTQHEVFEEKTLTWDRIGIVLSSLCAIHCLATPLLILLLPVMGEVFHAEWVHILMAVVILPVGLFAFWSGYKHHRQVKVLSLGVLGLVMICAASVLPHEWVEVMEHDVVTIIGSFVLITAHVLNRRACLCHKHA from the coding sequence GTGGACGAAACAATCCTGAATCCAGATTCTGTAAACTCCGGCAAATCACATGATTCCTGCTGCGAGGTGGATCACACTCAGCACGAGGTCTTTGAAGAAAAGACGCTGACCTGGGATCGTATCGGGATTGTGCTGTCTTCATTGTGTGCGATTCACTGTCTGGCCACGCCGTTGTTGATTCTGCTTTTGCCTGTGATGGGAGAGGTCTTTCACGCAGAGTGGGTGCACATCCTGATGGCGGTGGTGATTTTGCCAGTGGGCCTTTTTGCGTTCTGGAGTGGTTACAAGCATCACCGCCAGGTGAAGGTGCTTTCGTTGGGAGTGCTGGGGTTGGTGATGATTTGTGCGGCCTCGGTTCTGCCGCATGAGTGGGTGGAAGTGATGGAGCACGATGTGGTCACCATCATCGGAAGCTTTGTTTTGATCACAGCACACGTGCTGAATCGTCGCGCCTGCCTTTGCCATAAGCACGCTTAA
- a CDS encoding efflux RND transporter permease subunit, with protein MNLPGLSIKRPIFISCIVILMLILGAFSLRKMPVDMFPDVTFPILFVQVTYPGASPLDLEKQVSKLIEDEVGSISGLKNLRSNNLDSVAVIVLEFQLGTDIKEVEQEVRNRIGNIRRDLPSEIYEPVIRRFDPADQPIVTLAVTTELDEGAAYDLANEVIKPRFERIKDVGQVDIFGGRKQEIHVLVDKNKLQDRKISMLQVSQRVIDTSKDIPIGKIENPKDETTLRTNGEFESLKQIEEVNVNFVGSDKAILVKDVGRVVKSLEDQKTMGRVKGKRALLMNVYKQRGANTVAVAEAVKKNIETVNAMLKEKGLKGTVTMVRDTSRPIQMNVYDVKESIIIGIILCVIVVFFFLGSARSTFITAMALPNSLLGGFVIMWAMGFSINLMTLLALSLAVGLLIDDAIVVRENIFRHLEMGKKPKDAALDGTKEVAMAVIATTLVVIAVFGPISFLQGIVGQFFKQFGLTVVFTMLISLFDAFTVAPMLSAYMAHPNEHVKGTGIVGRMLTAFDKFQTWLEDWYEKALKYTLGNPKKILAGGVIIFVASLGTLAFIPATFLPAADNGEFVVNVELPVGSSLMATSTFTEKVEKIFENDPAVDMVMTIVGNSNNESNKSMMFIRLVERKQRSMNTTDYKESLRKKFPQFEKDANVSIGDIDAVNSGEKPLNVNIQGEDLDQLNAYATKLVERMKKIPGLVDVDTNFRSGKPEFHVVFDRKKSEALGVSTVTAGAELRNRTEGNEQAIYRENGIDYKIRVRFEELFRDLRSQFNTTLVPNANYNMIPLSRIAQGENASGFSQINRMNKGRYIQISGNLAKGGALGNVSAEVERIIKKEMPPPPGVDFAFKGQADDFKELIENMLLAIILGVTFIYLVLASLYESFITPFTILLALPLAMTGAFLALLIFGKTIDIFSLIGIVLLLGVVAKNSILLVDYTNQLIHEGMERNTAILKACRTRLRPILMTSLALIAGMIPIAIGLNEASAMRTSMGVAIIGGLISSTLLTLLIVPAAFGFVEDFKAWFRAKLAKLAGYQP; from the coding sequence ATGAATTTGCCTGGTCTGTCGATCAAACGACCTATTTTTATTTCCTGTATCGTGATCCTGATGCTGATTCTGGGGGCGTTCTCGCTGCGCAAAATGCCGGTGGATATGTTCCCGGATGTGACCTTCCCGATTTTGTTCGTGCAGGTGACTTATCCAGGGGCTTCGCCTTTGGATCTGGAAAAGCAGGTTTCAAAACTTATTGAAGATGAAGTCGGCAGCATCTCGGGTCTGAAAAATCTCAGATCCAACAATCTGGACAGTGTTGCCGTCATCGTTCTGGAATTCCAGTTGGGGACAGACATCAAAGAGGTCGAGCAGGAGGTGCGGAACCGCATCGGCAATATCCGCCGTGACCTGCCTTCAGAGATCTATGAACCTGTGATCCGACGATTTGACCCGGCCGATCAGCCGATTGTGACTTTGGCTGTGACCACGGAGCTGGATGAGGGCGCGGCCTATGATCTTGCCAACGAAGTCATCAAGCCGCGTTTTGAGCGTATCAAAGACGTGGGGCAGGTGGACATCTTCGGTGGTCGCAAGCAGGAGATTCACGTTCTGGTGGACAAGAACAAACTCCAGGATCGCAAGATCTCAATGCTGCAGGTGTCCCAGCGTGTGATCGACACATCCAAAGACATTCCAATTGGTAAAATTGAAAACCCGAAAGACGAAACCACCCTGAGAACCAACGGGGAGTTTGAATCCCTGAAGCAAATTGAAGAGGTGAACGTCAACTTCGTGGGATCAGACAAAGCCATCCTGGTGAAGGACGTCGGTCGTGTTGTGAAAAGTCTGGAAGACCAGAAAACCATGGGTCGCGTGAAAGGAAAACGCGCCCTGTTGATGAACGTGTACAAACAGCGCGGTGCCAACACGGTGGCGGTGGCTGAGGCGGTAAAAAAGAACATTGAAACCGTCAATGCGATGCTAAAGGAAAAAGGCCTGAAGGGCACTGTGACGATGGTGCGCGACACGTCCCGTCCAATTCAGATGAACGTGTATGACGTGAAGGAATCCATCATCATCGGTATCATTCTGTGCGTGATCGTGGTGTTCTTCTTCCTGGGGTCGGCGCGTTCGACCTTTATCACGGCCATGGCTTTGCCAAACTCCCTGCTGGGTGGTTTTGTCATTATGTGGGCTATGGGTTTTTCCATCAACCTGATGACTTTGCTGGCGCTTTCTTTGGCCGTGGGTCTTTTGATCGATGATGCGATCGTGGTGCGGGAAAATATCTTCCGACACCTGGAAATGGGCAAAAAGCCGAAAGATGCCGCTTTGGATGGAACCAAAGAGGTTGCGATGGCCGTTATTGCAACCACTCTGGTTGTTATCGCGGTGTTTGGTCCGATTTCCTTCCTGCAGGGGATCGTAGGGCAGTTCTTCAAGCAGTTTGGTTTGACGGTTGTCTTTACGATGCTGATTTCCCTGTTTGATGCCTTCACGGTGGCGCCGATGTTGTCGGCATATATGGCGCACCCGAATGAACACGTCAAAGGCACCGGCATTGTCGGCCGCATGCTGACGGCCTTTGACAAGTTCCAGACCTGGCTAGAGGACTGGTATGAAAAAGCTTTGAAATACACCCTGGGGAATCCGAAAAAGATTCTGGCCGGAGGTGTGATTATCTTTGTGGCCTCTTTGGGCACGTTGGCCTTCATCCCGGCGACGTTCCTTCCGGCGGCGGATAACGGAGAGTTCGTGGTGAATGTGGAGCTTCCGGTGGGAAGCTCTTTGATGGCGACAAGCACGTTCACGGAAAAAGTGGAGAAGATCTTTGAAAATGACCCGGCAGTGGACATGGTGATGACAATTGTTGGTAACTCAAATAACGAATCCAACAAATCCATGATGTTCATCAGACTGGTCGAGCGCAAACAGCGCAGCATGAACACGACAGACTATAAAGAGTCCCTGCGCAAAAAGTTCCCGCAGTTTGAAAAAGACGCCAATGTATCCATTGGTGATATCGATGCGGTGAACTCGGGTGAAAAACCTCTGAATGTGAATATTCAGGGTGAGGATCTGGATCAGTTGAATGCCTATGCCACGAAATTGGTTGAGCGCATGAAAAAGATCCCCGGCCTGGTGGATGTTGATACGAATTTCCGTTCCGGCAAGCCGGAATTCCATGTGGTGTTTGACCGTAAGAAATCTGAGGCTTTGGGTGTTTCCACGGTGACGGCGGGGGCCGAATTGCGTAACCGCACCGAGGGTAACGAGCAGGCGATCTATCGTGAAAACGGTATCGACTATAAAATCCGCGTGCGTTTCGAGGAGTTGTTCCGTGATCTGCGCAGCCAGTTCAACACGACCCTGGTGCCGAATGCGAACTACAACATGATTCCGCTTTCACGTATTGCTCAAGGGGAGAATGCTTCAGGCTTCTCTCAGATCAATCGTATGAACAAAGGTCGTTACATCCAGATTTCCGGAAACCTTGCCAAGGGCGGGGCGCTGGGGAACGTGTCGGCGGAAGTTGAAAGAATCATCAAAAAGGAAATGCCGCCACCTCCGGGTGTGGACTTTGCCTTCAAAGGTCAGGCGGATGACTTTAAAGAGCTGATTGAAAACATGCTTCTGGCAATCATCCTGGGTGTGACATTCATCTATCTGGTTTTGGCGAGCTTGTATGAAAGCTTCATCACGCCATTCACGATCTTGCTGGCATTGCCGCTGGCGATGACCGGTGCCTTCCTGGCGTTGCTGATCTTTGGCAAGACCATCGACATCTTCTCGCTTATCGGGATTGTGTTACTGCTGGGGGTTGTGGCGAAGAACTCGATCCTGCTTGTGGATTACACCAATCAACTTATTCATGAGGGGATGGAGCGTAATACGGCGATCCTGAAGGCCTGTCGCACGCGTCTTCGTCCGATTCTGATGACATCTTTGGCGTTGATCGCCGGGATGATTCCAATTGCGATCGGACTGAATGAAGCTTCGGCGATGAGAACATCCATGGGTGTTGCCATCATCGGCGGTTTGATCAGTTCAACGTTGCTGACGTTGTTGATCGTTCCTGCGGCCTTTGGTTTCGTGGAAGACTTTAAAGCGTGGTTCCGCGCCAAGCTGGCTAAGCTGGCAGGCTATCAGCCGTAA
- a CDS encoding ankyrin repeat domain-containing protein, producing the protein MSAGDWKEMYNAAATGNMELVQYHIKNGVDPNYQHPEILSTALVASITYGHLEIAKFLLQNGANPTLLSEFDNMTPLQAAKAFNRQEIIDILVKFSPSDTLLERFLRFLRLH; encoded by the coding sequence ATGTCAGCTGGGGACTGGAAAGAAATGTACAACGCCGCCGCCACCGGCAATATGGAACTGGTTCAATACCATATCAAAAATGGTGTGGATCCCAACTATCAGCATCCGGAAATCCTCTCCACCGCTCTGGTCGCCAGCATTACCTATGGTCATCTGGAAATCGCCAAGTTCCTGCTTCAGAATGGAGCCAACCCCACCTTGCTGTCCGAGTTTGATAATATGACCCCACTGCAGGCCGCCAAAGCCTTCAATCGACAGGAAATTATCGACATTCTTGTGAAATTCTCGCCTTCTGATACTTTGCTGGAACGCTTTCTTCGATTTCTGCGCCTGCACTAG
- a CDS encoding high-potential iron-sulfur protein, with protein MTETNMNRRGFFTTLAKITGVAVVAPTMLNAIFSSSAEAQKKRGAPAAGGAAAGGMALVDPNDSVAKAVKYVEDYKKAPEAKGNNCVTCGFYAKKEVRNGKEAGTCTIFAGKLVLGDAWCASWNKKA; from the coding sequence ATGACTGAGACGAATATGAATCGCCGTGGTTTCTTCACGACTCTTGCGAAAATCACCGGTGTGGCTGTAGTTGCGCCAACAATGTTGAACGCTATTTTCTCTTCTTCCGCTGAAGCTCAAAAAAAACGTGGAGCTCCTGCAGCAGGTGGCGCGGCCGCTGGTGGCATGGCATTGGTTGATCCTAACGACTCTGTAGCAAAAGCAGTCAAGTACGTTGAAGACTACAAAAAAGCTCCAGAAGCCAAAGGCAATAACTGTGTGACTTGCGGTTTCTACGCTAAAAAAGAAGTTCGCAACGGCAAAGAAGCCGGCACTTGCACCATCTTCGCTGGCAAATTGGTTCTTGGCGACGCTTGGTGCGCATCCTGGAATAAAAAGGCGTAA
- a CDS encoding RluA family pseudouridine synthase yields the protein MIEILFEDDYFLAAAKPAGMPSQATVDKSRLDFFTSLKNQLRSERGNDFYLALHHRLDRDTSGVMIFAKSKEANEPLADLFKTHKIQKTYLCLTKRTQKAAEAWEVDNHLVEMKDNKLKKTKMVRTQSGGDRAYTKFRKLEVFPEALLIEAQPLTGRMHQIRVHLADRGMGIYGDDIYQAPKNPVAPRLMLHAHALEFTHPFTQEFVRIECAMPADMAQFMKTLTFHSKND from the coding sequence ATGATCGAGATCCTTTTCGAAGACGATTACTTTCTTGCCGCCGCCAAGCCGGCAGGCATGCCTTCCCAAGCCACCGTTGATAAAAGCCGCTTGGACTTCTTTACGTCCCTGAAAAACCAGTTGCGCAGCGAACGAGGCAATGACTTCTATCTGGCCCTGCACCACCGTCTGGACCGGGACACTTCCGGGGTGATGATCTTTGCCAAATCCAAAGAGGCCAACGAACCTCTCGCAGATCTGTTCAAAACTCACAAGATTCAAAAAACCTATCTTTGCCTGACCAAAAGAACCCAAAAGGCGGCGGAAGCCTGGGAAGTCGACAATCATCTGGTGGAGATGAAGGACAACAAACTAAAAAAAACCAAGATGGTTCGCACCCAGTCCGGAGGCGATCGTGCCTACACCAAGTTCCGCAAGCTTGAGGTCTTTCCCGAAGCTTTACTGATCGAGGCGCAACCTTTAACTGGACGCATGCACCAGATCCGAGTGCACCTCGCTGATCGTGGCATGGGCATCTATGGGGACGACATCTATCAGGCACCGAAAAATCCCGTGGCGCCGCGACTGATGCTGCATGCTCATGCACTGGAATTCACTCACCCGTTCACCCAAGAATTTGTGCGTATAGAATGTGCAATGCCTGCGGATATGGCGCAATTCATGAAGACATTGACGTTTCACTCCAAAAATGATTGA
- a CDS encoding AMP-binding protein, translating into MERIWLKNYPKGVPHEVDLSKYGSLVDVYEEAIGKFQSKKAFTSMGVSLTFSDLDRKVDQFASFLQNELKLKKGDRIAIQMPNLLQFPIVAFAALRSGLTIVNTNPLYTAKEMRHQFKDSGAKAIVILANYAHLLQEILKETDIESVVITEVADLFPTPKRILVNSVVKYIKKMVPTYHLPQAYTFRQALELGAMKPSSKVPTNLEDIAFLQYTGGTTGVAKGAMLTHRNVAANMLQICDWMKPKLREGEEVAIAALPMYHIFALTLNCLGLLRYGSENVLILNPRDIPGFIKELKNTPFTVMAGVNTLFNALMNNPAFTTIDFSRVKVSVAGAMTLQKPVAEKWMELTKSVIVEGYGLTEASPVVCCNPIDGTDRVGTIGLPFPSTDIMLIDDDGKEVPMGEPGELVCRGPQVMAGYWNRPDETAQVLNDGWLKTGDVAVADNDGFFKIVDRKKDMILVSGFNVYPNEVEEAIASHPGVLEVAAIGVPDQHSGEIVKAVVVKKDPNLTAEDVIAHARKSLTNYKVPRLVEFRTELPKTNVGKILRRALRDNAILTKLKKKKPDKETYQAFFILSCFS; encoded by the coding sequence ATGGAAAGAATTTGGCTTAAGAATTACCCGAAAGGCGTTCCCCACGAGGTGGATCTTTCCAAATATGGATCACTGGTGGATGTCTATGAAGAAGCCATCGGCAAATTCCAGTCCAAAAAAGCTTTCACCAGCATGGGAGTCAGCCTCACCTTCAGTGACCTGGATCGCAAAGTGGATCAGTTTGCCTCTTTCCTGCAAAACGAACTGAAGTTGAAAAAAGGCGATCGCATCGCCATTCAAATGCCGAATCTTCTGCAATTCCCGATCGTGGCCTTTGCAGCTTTGCGTTCGGGCCTGACCATTGTAAACACCAATCCGCTGTACACGGCCAAAGAAATGCGTCACCAGTTCAAGGACTCGGGCGCCAAAGCCATCGTGATTCTGGCAAACTATGCTCACCTGCTTCAGGAAATCCTGAAAGAGACAGACATTGAAAGCGTTGTGATCACTGAAGTGGCCGACCTGTTCCCGACTCCGAAAAGAATCCTGGTGAACTCGGTTGTGAAGTACATCAAGAAAATGGTTCCAACTTATCACCTGCCACAAGCTTACACCTTCCGTCAGGCTTTGGAATTGGGCGCGATGAAGCCTTCTTCCAAAGTTCCGACAAACCTTGAAGACATCGCCTTCCTTCAGTACACCGGCGGCACAACGGGCGTTGCCAAAGGTGCGATGCTGACACACAGAAACGTCGCTGCGAACATGCTGCAGATCTGTGACTGGATGAAGCCAAAACTGCGTGAAGGTGAAGAAGTCGCGATTGCAGCCTTGCCGATGTATCACATCTTTGCTCTGACTCTGAACTGTCTGGGGCTTTTGCGCTACGGAAGCGAGAACGTGCTGATCCTGAATCCGCGCGACATTCCTGGCTTTATCAAAGAACTTAAAAATACTCCATTCACCGTGATGGCTGGCGTGAACACTTTGTTCAACGCATTGATGAACAATCCGGCCTTCACCACGATTGACTTCTCTCGCGTGAAAGTCAGCGTCGCCGGCGCGATGACCCTGCAAAAACCGGTGGCTGAAAAGTGGATGGAACTGACAAAATCCGTGATCGTGGAAGGTTACGGCCTGACGGAAGCTTCTCCGGTTGTGTGCTGCAACCCGATTGACGGCACCGACCGCGTGGGCACGATCGGCCTGCCGTTCCCAAGCACTGACATCATGCTGATTGATGATGATGGCAAAGAGGTCCCGATGGGCGAACCGGGTGAACTGGTGTGCCGCGGTCCTCAGGTGATGGCGGGTTACTGGAACCGTCCGGATGAAACAGCGCAGGTTCTGAATGATGGCTGGCTGAAAACCGGTGACGTGGCTGTGGCTGACAATGATGGGTTCTTTAAGATCGTGGATCGCAAAAAAGACATGATCCTTGTCTCGGGCTTTAACGTTTATCCGAACGAAGTGGAAGAAGCGATTGCCTCCCACCCTGGCGTTCTGGAAGTGGCGGCGATCGGTGTGCCGGATCAGCACTCTGGTGAAATCGTGAAAGCGGTTGTGGTGAAAAAAGATCCAAACCTGACTGCGGAAGATGTGATTGCTCACGCCCGCAAGAGCCTGACAAACTATAAAGTTCCACGCCTGGTGGAGTTCCGCACAGAACTTCCGAAAACGAATGTCGGAAAAATCCTGCGCCGTGCTTTGCGCGATAATGCGATTCTGACGAAATTAAAAAAGAAAAAGCCTGATAAGGAAACTTATCAGGCTTTTTTTATTTTAAGCTGCTTCAGCTGA
- a CDS encoding DUF2834 domain-containing protein translates to MRKIWIFFAVLGTVLPFYYLVPFFMEPGASVSLFLEQLFANSVSRFFAVDLVISSAAFLLWSFFDSKKNSINGWWMILAANLMVGLSLALPLYFYKRSFSQK, encoded by the coding sequence ATGCGCAAAATATGGATTTTCTTTGCTGTGTTAGGGACTGTACTTCCATTTTATTATCTGGTCCCGTTCTTTATGGAGCCGGGAGCAAGCGTTTCGCTTTTTCTAGAACAATTATTTGCAAACAGCGTATCCAGATTTTTCGCAGTTGACCTGGTCATCTCGTCAGCAGCATTCCTGCTATGGTCATTCTTTGATTCCAAGAAAAACAGTATCAACGGCTGGTGGATGATTCTGGCAGCCAATTTAATGGTAGGCCTGTCACTAGCTCTGCCTCTGTATTTCTATAAGCGCAGCTTTTCCCAAAAGTAG
- a CDS encoding HNH endonuclease family protein, which yields MKHLKLKTVSLQFVTMAMVAMSAAPVYAAPATAAPAHEFFTVDEDNLESDTTRRNEYSFMEYSPEFGPQQFIQGLKKVVINLLKWTLHEEAPPAPEEKYMRKLHFGRWINDPTDDTCMNTRAKVLVRDSNQEVTYRGNRQCVVDAGHWNDPYAGKEVVVAKEIQIDHMVPLKNAYISGAWQWDYKTRCLYANYMGYKNHLIAADASANMSKGDRAPDKYLPSNLAYRCQYVRDWLAVKLIWKLNMTMDEVQAIHDVVTNYGCKASDFKFSKAELESQREYINGNLDFCMINKR from the coding sequence ATGAAACACTTAAAACTGAAGACAGTCAGCTTGCAGTTTGTGACCATGGCAATGGTCGCAATGTCCGCAGCACCTGTTTATGCAGCCCCCGCAACCGCCGCTCCCGCCCACGAATTCTTCACAGTGGATGAGGACAATCTGGAATCAGACACCACTCGCAGAAACGAATACTCTTTTATGGAGTACTCCCCTGAATTCGGACCTCAACAGTTCATTCAGGGCCTGAAAAAAGTGGTCATCAACCTTCTGAAATGGACTCTTCACGAAGAAGCTCCACCGGCTCCAGAAGAAAAGTACATGCGCAAACTTCACTTCGGCCGCTGGATCAATGATCCCACGGACGACACGTGCATGAACACCCGCGCAAAAGTTCTGGTTCGCGATTCCAATCAGGAAGTCACCTACCGCGGCAACAGGCAGTGTGTGGTGGACGCCGGCCACTGGAACGATCCTTACGCAGGCAAAGAAGTTGTCGTCGCCAAAGAAATTCAAATTGATCACATGGTTCCTTTGAAAAACGCCTACATATCCGGAGCGTGGCAATGGGATTACAAAACCCGCTGCCTGTATGCGAACTATATGGGCTACAAAAACCATCTGATTGCCGCAGACGCCAGCGCCAACATGTCCAAAGGCGACCGTGCTCCAGACAAATACCTGCCATCCAATCTTGCTTACCGCTGTCAGTACGTCCGTGACTGGCTGGCGGTAAAGCTGATCTGGAAACTGAATATGACCATGGATGAAGTTCAGGCGATCCACGACGTGGTGACCAACTATGGCTGCAAGGCCTCTGACTTCAAATTCAGCAAAGCCGAACTTGAGAGCCAGCGTGAATACATCAATGGCAATCTTGATTTCTGCATGATCAACAAAAGATGA
- a CDS encoding protein adenylyltransferase SelO: protein MSNPFIPPIYELGPDFYDQVRPAAFPKAILRYRNQDAAESVGLGLLTPQEWQKHFWAFESLPQNIKTPLALRYHGHQFRSYNPDLGDGRGFLFAQVRDDHRLLDLGTKGSGTTPYSRRGDGRLTLKGAFREILATELLQSYGVNTSKTFSVFETGESLERHDEPSPTRAGVLVRLSHSHVRFGTFQRLAFFNQTDNIKKLIQYCVRHYYPSLAGFSEAELAAEFLRAVSQKTAETVAAWMMAGFVHGVLNTDNMNITGESFDYGPYRFLPVYDPAFTAAYFDQSGLYCFGRQPSAVLWNLHQLGGALKVAYPELPVPELLEEFGDAFNVEVQNRLLKRLNLKNPLQEFTAIHELNAELVSGVFQFMDTEKCAFEQTLYDLHSGALPERLQRSVQKDLYQKESFKKLSETLSCFEIDDEDKARHSYLQTGKACALVIDELEALWAPIATQDDWGPFEQKLLEIRSFRGLYG, encoded by the coding sequence GTGAGCAATCCATTCATTCCTCCTATTTACGAACTGGGGCCTGATTTCTACGATCAAGTCCGCCCTGCCGCATTTCCCAAGGCCATACTGCGATATCGCAACCAGGACGCTGCTGAAAGCGTAGGATTGGGCCTGCTGACACCGCAGGAGTGGCAAAAGCACTTCTGGGCCTTTGAGAGCCTTCCTCAGAATATAAAAACACCGCTGGCTTTGCGGTACCATGGTCATCAATTCCGCAGCTACAATCCGGATCTGGGCGATGGCCGGGGCTTTCTTTTTGCGCAAGTGCGCGATGACCATCGACTGCTGGATCTGGGAACCAAAGGCAGCGGCACAACCCCGTATTCCCGCCGGGGTGACGGACGTCTGACCCTGAAGGGCGCCTTCCGCGAAATCCTGGCGACAGAGCTTCTTCAGTCCTATGGAGTCAACACCAGCAAAACCTTCTCGGTCTTTGAAACCGGAGAAAGCCTGGAACGGCATGATGAACCGTCCCCCACTCGCGCCGGCGTTTTGGTTCGACTCAGCCACAGCCATGTCCGCTTCGGAACTTTCCAGCGTCTGGCCTTTTTCAATCAGACCGACAACATCAAAAAATTAATTCAGTATTGCGTGCGCCATTACTATCCAAGTCTTGCCGGCTTCAGCGAAGCCGAGCTTGCCGCAGAATTCCTGCGTGCTGTTTCCCAGAAAACCGCTGAAACAGTCGCCGCCTGGATGATGGCGGGTTTTGTTCACGGCGTATTAAACACCGACAACATGAACATCACCGGGGAAAGTTTCGATTATGGTCCGTACCGCTTCCTGCCGGTTTATGATCCGGCGTTCACGGCAGCGTACTTTGATCAAAGCGGCCTTTATTGCTTTGGCCGTCAGCCCTCGGCTGTCCTGTGGAATCTGCATCAACTGGGTGGCGCGCTGAAAGTCGCCTATCCTGAACTCCCCGTCCCGGAGCTTCTGGAGGAGTTCGGTGATGCCTTTAACGTTGAAGTGCAAAATCGCCTGTTGAAAAGACTGAACCTGAAAAATCCATTGCAGGAATTCACCGCCATTCACGAACTGAATGCGGAGCTTGTTTCAGGCGTTTTCCAGTTTATGGATACAGAAAAATGCGCCTTTGAACAGACCCTTTATGACCTGCATTCCGGGGCTTTACCGGAGCGTCTGCAAAGATCCGTTCAAAAAGACCTTTACCAGAAAGAGTCCTTTAAAAAATTAAGCGAAACCCTGTCGTGCTTTGAAATTGATGATGAAGACAAAGCCCGCCACAGCTACCTGCAAACCGGCAAAGCGTGTGCACTCGTCATTGATGAGCTGGAGGCTTTGTGGGCCCCCATCGCCACCCAAGACGACTGGGGACCGTTTGAACAGAAGCTGCTTGAAATACGCAGCTTCCGGGGACTTTACGGCTGA